The Thermoflavifilum sp. genome contains a region encoding:
- a CDS encoding glycosyltransferase family 39 protein, with the protein MELTETRIRPEHGLLIPQNPVSCQRFTRYFFIFLFGWTLVNLLQASFTQLNPDEAYYWLYAQQLDWGYFDHPPMIALFIRLGSQILSGELGVRLLTVLAQSISLIFIWLTIRHWTVDRRKLILFFGIAGSIVLFDVYGFVSTPDAPLLLFESLFLWAYQKYLRSAKWSDALLMGLFMTGMLYSKYHALLIIALIWLSNPRLFKDLKAWTAGWMALLLYAPHIWWEFQHHFPALEYHLIDRAEPFQWQYLLEYWPNQMAALNPFTLGLALYIFIRYRAQHVFERGLYFIAGGMLLFFWLMALRGHVEPQWTISAAIPMIILIYRKAIEKPALIRYIHRFIFPTLLLILLARIVLIIPISFLDLPFYGHREWAAALQQITGNRPVVFMDSYQKPSLYSFYTRRPAFTLNSIDYRKNQFDIWKKEIAFHHQPCVLVSTSEDPYAQAYALSHQQTVYLHFTRHLPTIEHIRIAFTLPVRSLHAGEIIQLPIQIYNPYPFAVNLQNEEFPVSLNTIWIHGDDKWSMPLIAAQLPPAIDAHDTIETTIQFAVPDLPAKHVHMGISLRAGVIKPAFNSSFVSLHLQ; encoded by the coding sequence ATGGAATTAACCGAAACCCGAATCAGGCCTGAACATGGCCTGCTCATCCCTCAAAATCCCGTTTCCTGCCAACGGTTTACCCGGTATTTTTTTATTTTTCTTTTCGGCTGGACGCTGGTGAATCTTCTGCAGGCAAGCTTTACCCAGCTTAATCCCGACGAAGCTTACTACTGGCTTTATGCGCAGCAACTCGATTGGGGATATTTTGATCATCCCCCCATGATAGCCCTATTCATCAGGCTCGGTAGCCAGATCCTATCCGGTGAACTGGGTGTGCGATTGCTTACCGTGCTGGCACAAAGCATCAGCCTGATATTCATCTGGCTGACGATACGCCACTGGACAGTAGATAGAAGAAAATTGATTTTATTTTTCGGTATAGCGGGCTCCATTGTGTTGTTTGATGTGTATGGATTTGTCAGCACACCCGATGCGCCCTTGCTTTTATTTGAGAGCCTGTTTCTATGGGCTTATCAGAAATACCTTCGCTCCGCTAAATGGTCAGATGCCCTGTTGATGGGCCTTTTCATGACAGGCATGCTTTACAGTAAATACCATGCTCTGCTGATCATTGCGCTGATATGGCTTTCAAACCCGCGCCTGTTTAAAGACTTAAAAGCCTGGACCGCCGGATGGATGGCTTTGCTGCTGTATGCCCCGCATATCTGGTGGGAGTTTCAGCACCATTTCCCTGCCCTGGAATATCATCTCATCGACCGGGCCGAACCCTTTCAATGGCAATACCTGCTGGAATACTGGCCAAACCAGATGGCCGCATTGAATCCATTTACGCTGGGTTTAGCCCTCTACATTTTCATCCGATACCGCGCCCAGCACGTGTTTGAAAGAGGACTGTATTTTATTGCCGGTGGCATGTTGCTGTTTTTCTGGTTAATGGCTTTGCGTGGACATGTGGAGCCGCAATGGACCATTAGCGCCGCTATCCCGATGATTATCCTGATTTACCGAAAAGCAATTGAAAAACCTGCGCTCATTCGTTACATTCATCGTTTTATCTTTCCCACCCTGTTGCTGATTCTGCTTGCACGCATCGTGCTCATCATACCGATTTCATTTCTCGACCTGCCATTTTATGGTCATCGAGAATGGGCCGCGGCATTACAACAAATCACAGGTAACCGCCCCGTCGTGTTCATGGATAGTTATCAGAAACCTTCTCTCTATAGTTTTTATACCCGCAGACCCGCTTTCACGCTCAACAGTATTGATTATCGCAAAAACCAATTCGATATCTGGAAAAAAGAAATCGCATTTCATCATCAACCCTGTGTGCTGGTAAGTACATCGGAAGATCCCTATGCACAGGCCTATGCATTATCGCATCAACAAACGGTATATCTGCATTTCACCAGGCATCTCCCTACTATCGAGCATATTCGAATTGCATTCACTTTGCCCGTCAGAAGTTTGCACGCAGGAGAGATCATACAATTACCTATTCAAATCTATAATCCTTATCCTTTCGCCGTAAACCTGCAAAATGAAGAATTTCCAGTGAGTTTGAACACCATCTGGATTCATGGCGACGACAAATGGAGCATGCCCTTGATTGCCGCTCAACTTCCGCCTGCTATTGATGCTCATGATACCATAGAAACCACCATTCAATTTGCAGTTCCTGATTTGCCAGCTAAACATGTACACATGGGTATTTCGTTGCGGGCGGGTGTTATCAAGCCTGCTTTCAACTCATCATTTGTAAGCTTGCATCTACAATAA
- a CDS encoding glycosyltransferase, whose protein sequence is MGLTNRRILVAPLDWGLGHATRCIPIVRELIKQGCEVWLAAEGMHARLLQLEFPDLPVLPLQGYRIRYTPHLHGTWFAWNIARQIPHIFRIIHYEHEWLRKIQREYRFHAIISDNRFGLSHPDIPSIFISHQLQIMVPGWMEKIPGIAAGLRQLNYRYIRRFSACWIPDWPGFPNLAGKLAHPSELPAHAVYIGPLSRFTPLADIPKIYDVVALISGPEPQRSLLEKLLITQLQHAPLRALLIRGKPDEPYQENRMHDSLTVISHLPATALNQVLQSARVLITRPGYTTIMDLVAINQKAIFIPTPGQTEQEYLAVYLQQQGAFPYCTQSTFQWRAQLDRISDYPLPAAHFPLQMDMYKSTISTFVNSL, encoded by the coding sequence ATGGGGTTGACAAACAGGCGTATTTTGGTAGCACCACTCGACTGGGGATTGGGGCATGCCACCCGATGCATCCCCATTGTGCGGGAGTTGATCAAGCAGGGATGTGAGGTGTGGCTGGCTGCAGAGGGCATGCATGCCCGTTTATTACAGCTCGAATTCCCCGACCTGCCTGTGCTTCCGCTCCAGGGTTATAGAATCCGATACACGCCACATCTGCACGGGACATGGTTTGCCTGGAATATTGCCCGACAGATTCCGCATATCTTCCGCATCATTCACTATGAACATGAATGGTTAAGAAAAATCCAGCGTGAGTATCGATTTCACGCCATCATTTCCGATAATCGATTCGGATTATCTCATCCGGATATCCCATCCATATTCATTTCGCATCAGTTGCAGATCATGGTTCCCGGCTGGATGGAAAAAATACCGGGTATAGCCGCCGGCTTACGACAGCTCAACTATCGATATATCCGGCGATTTTCTGCTTGCTGGATTCCCGATTGGCCCGGCTTTCCCAACCTGGCCGGCAAACTGGCTCACCCATCAGAGCTGCCGGCGCATGCTGTTTATATCGGACCGCTCTCGCGCTTTACCCCATTAGCCGATATACCCAAAATCTACGATGTGGTAGCCCTGATCTCCGGCCCCGAACCCCAGCGCAGCCTGCTGGAAAAACTGCTGATTACCCAGCTGCAACATGCCCCGCTACGTGCCCTGCTGATTCGTGGAAAACCCGATGAGCCTTATCAGGAAAACCGTATGCACGACTCCCTTACCGTCATTTCCCATCTACCCGCTACAGCTCTAAATCAGGTTTTGCAATCGGCCCGGGTACTCATCACCCGTCCAGGATACACGACGATTATGGATCTGGTTGCCATCAACCAGAAGGCTATTTTCATTCCAACTCCCGGACAAACCGAACAAGAATATCTGGCAGTCTATCTCCAGCAGCAGGGAGCTTTTCCATACTGTACGCAATCTACATTTCAATGGCGGGCTCAACTGGATCGGATATCGGATTATCCACTTCCAGCCGCACATTTCCCCCTGCAAATGGATATGTATAAATCCACGATTTCAACATTCGTAAATAGTCTGTAG